From the genome of Virgibacillus siamensis, one region includes:
- a CDS encoding S8 family serine peptidase, whose product MRKRRFTVLSIVLSVILVLSTMIPSTQFANAANNKSKDAADILNNLTEKERNQLNKLEADPNFTIQPGINIESTDPVNVVVEFKQEPAKVEMAKAKLKRQRTSVTLSKAEEKVESSHKKFNDVISQLKKRKSVSAQEIAVTQEYRSAFNGVAMTLPGNKIKTLIDSGLVERIWKDKSVQLELPESNQKKIEPKMADSIPQIGVDKLHEEGIKGEGINVGVIDTGIDYNHPDLKKAYEGYKKTKGEDPSQVNPDSVKGWDYVGNDADPMETTYKEWQKSGKPEFDYRGSSYYTSHGTHVSGTIAGQKDNAVDYAVKGVAPEADLYSYRVLGPYGSGKISWILAGIDKAVKDKMDVINLSLGSSAKDPLSPTSVAVNNAMLSGVVTVVAAGNAGPGEKTLGSPGTSAMSITVGASDVSQTIPTFTASAGDIKFNDVKLLGKNFKADLKKYEDQAYPVVFAGLGTPADFADKNLEGKIALIERGSITFDEKIKNATNAGAEAVIVYNNIDGQIPYYLGENTAYIPAFRISKEDGQALKAAITDGAAFTFQELGNTKTVGDHLADFSSRGPVSHTYDIKPDVVAPGVAIYSTAPFYINDAANGTYETAYQRMNGTSMATPHVAGTAALILQENPKYTPFDVKTALMNTSVDLQEDYSVYEVGSGRINAYDAVHAKTSISVQDKTEMMDEDELINMDNPTGSLSFGSHFLDGEGKIKESQSIVIANQSSADNQYNLNVEFLSADGDRQDAETNDVSLELKQTVTIPSGDNKEITPVISVPQTAAVGTYEGYVHVVNADNPEEAYQIPFAIRITEKGINSMELFRHAVPNEWTFHSFLVPFIGLEFKLNSKMETIDMIVADADTDEPIGYLGSLNAKEMPVDTTLYVVRAFMGNVFLFTGDPSDPIADELTKLDEGAYKIKMIASDSNGNQYTADEIVAVDNTPAEMTFDDYNPGIYEVDESMYTDEDGYHALWVHTNVYDSTIDLLNSYGLDYDQSENIVAYYQNSPFPGRLPVSADGNMKFGVLPEEVENGPVKLRLMPVDLATNARLIDQIPYVFVKKGTAYGEVVNNQKEVKLGDEITLTLKLDNVKKLVSGEFKLNYMKDLYEFKGVKLSDELAQYAKEHNVEINTTEPEISDDLFAKTVKVGAAFDKQDFEGFSGDINFIDVTFEVIGDAYYGEKAQLIHTVQEFTYQSGNKDEVKSIPVFAQDEYNFISKHSTVNGYINAEAFLHEAGFPLNLDYEEIGVKISAKDSKGNIYKGAFTNGSRFEIKGLPVSKDPYKIILDAPGHLNSSSKIQVSKKVDGDLRGDSVRVDLPLNYAGDVNDDGLIDIMDVMRVVAHYGKSIPSKADLNKDGTVNETDIRYIEKNFLKVGKEAKAGKEPREKLGNKGLNDFLQAIGLEPAK is encoded by the coding sequence GTAGTTGAATTTAAGCAGGAGCCTGCCAAAGTTGAAATGGCCAAGGCCAAGTTAAAAAGACAACGGACCTCCGTAACACTTTCTAAGGCGGAAGAGAAAGTGGAGTCATCACATAAGAAGTTTAATGACGTGATCAGTCAGTTGAAAAAAAGGAAATCAGTTTCGGCACAGGAAATCGCTGTAACCCAAGAATATCGCAGTGCTTTTAATGGGGTTGCAATGACTTTACCGGGCAATAAAATTAAGACCCTGATTGACTCGGGACTTGTCGAGCGTATTTGGAAGGATAAATCGGTTCAGCTTGAATTACCTGAAAGCAATCAGAAAAAAATAGAACCTAAAATGGCCGACAGCATCCCCCAAATCGGTGTGGACAAGCTTCACGAAGAAGGAATTAAAGGTGAGGGAATAAACGTAGGTGTTATTGATACAGGTATCGATTACAATCATCCGGACCTTAAGAAAGCCTACGAAGGTTATAAGAAAACAAAAGGGGAAGACCCAAGCCAAGTTAATCCGGACAGTGTAAAGGGCTGGGATTATGTTGGAAATGATGCAGATCCGATGGAAACCACTTATAAGGAATGGCAGAAATCGGGTAAACCGGAATTTGATTATCGTGGTTCCAGTTATTACACTTCACACGGTACACATGTATCAGGAACCATCGCGGGACAAAAAGATAACGCCGTTGATTACGCGGTAAAAGGGGTAGCCCCTGAAGCAGATTTATACAGCTACCGTGTACTTGGACCATATGGAAGCGGTAAAATCAGCTGGATTTTGGCCGGAATCGATAAAGCGGTAAAAGATAAGATGGATGTTATCAATCTATCATTGGGTTCATCTGCTAAAGATCCGTTATCACCAACTTCTGTTGCGGTAAATAATGCAATGCTTTCCGGAGTGGTAACAGTTGTAGCAGCGGGAAATGCGGGGCCAGGCGAAAAAACACTTGGATCACCAGGTACATCCGCCATGTCCATTACGGTTGGGGCAAGTGATGTATCCCAGACAATCCCAACGTTTACGGCTTCAGCGGGTGACATCAAGTTTAACGATGTGAAACTGCTGGGGAAAAATTTCAAAGCTGACCTGAAAAAATATGAAGATCAAGCATATCCGGTAGTTTTTGCCGGGCTTGGAACGCCAGCAGATTTTGCGGACAAAAACCTGGAAGGAAAAATTGCATTAATCGAGCGCGGCAGCATTACTTTTGATGAAAAGATTAAAAATGCAACTAATGCTGGTGCCGAGGCAGTAATAGTCTATAACAACATAGATGGCCAGATTCCTTATTATCTGGGAGAAAATACTGCATATATTCCGGCATTTCGTATATCAAAAGAAGATGGTCAAGCATTAAAAGCTGCCATTACAGACGGGGCAGCCTTCACATTTCAAGAATTAGGAAATACAAAAACGGTTGGTGACCACTTGGCAGATTTCAGTTCAAGAGGTCCGGTATCGCACACCTATGATATTAAACCGGATGTAGTTGCACCGGGAGTAGCAATCTATTCAACAGCGCCATTTTACATCAATGATGCTGCAAATGGAACATATGAAACGGCATATCAGCGAATGAACGGTACTTCTATGGCAACTCCGCATGTAGCTGGTACTGCAGCATTAATTTTGCAGGAAAATCCGAAGTATACGCCATTTGATGTCAAGACCGCTTTGATGAATACGTCGGTTGATCTGCAAGAAGATTATTCTGTTTATGAGGTCGGATCCGGACGAATAAATGCATATGATGCCGTTCATGCAAAAACATCCATTTCCGTTCAAGATAAGACGGAAATGATGGACGAAGACGAACTAATCAACATGGACAACCCGACCGGATCGTTATCATTCGGCAGTCACTTTTTAGATGGTGAAGGTAAAATAAAAGAAAGCCAGTCAATCGTTATTGCAAATCAATCGAGTGCAGATAACCAATATAATTTGAATGTTGAATTTCTGTCTGCTGATGGTGACCGGCAGGATGCAGAAACGAATGATGTGTCATTGGAATTGAAACAAACGGTTACGATACCATCCGGTGATAACAAAGAAATAACACCGGTCATTTCGGTTCCGCAAACTGCTGCTGTCGGAACATACGAAGGGTACGTTCATGTGGTAAATGCGGACAATCCTGAGGAAGCATACCAAATTCCTTTTGCAATCCGGATTACGGAAAAAGGCATCAACAGTATGGAGCTCTTCAGGCACGCTGTTCCGAATGAATGGACATTCCATTCGTTTTTAGTTCCTTTTATCGGACTGGAATTTAAATTGAACAGCAAGATGGAAACAATTGACATGATTGTTGCGGACGCTGATACGGATGAACCAATCGGTTATCTTGGTTCATTAAATGCGAAAGAAATGCCTGTAGATACAACGTTGTATGTTGTTCGGGCATTTATGGGCAACGTTTTCTTATTCACAGGTGACCCTTCTGATCCAATTGCAGATGAGCTTACGAAATTGGATGAAGGAGCTTACAAAATTAAAATGATAGCTTCCGATAGTAATGGTAATCAGTACACGGCCGATGAAATTGTCGCAGTTGATAATACGCCGGCAGAAATGACTTTTGACGATTACAATCCCGGTATTTATGAAGTGGATGAATCAATGTATACCGATGAGGACGGCTACCATGCATTATGGGTGCACACGAATGTCTATGATTCTACCATTGATTTGCTTAATTCCTATGGTCTTGATTACGATCAGTCTGAAAACATCGTTGCATATTACCAAAATTCACCTTTCCCTGGAAGGTTGCCAGTATCGGCTGACGGCAATATGAAATTCGGTGTTCTGCCTGAAGAAGTAGAAAATGGGCCGGTTAAATTACGTCTGATGCCGGTAGACCTCGCAACAAATGCCAGATTAATTGATCAAATTCCATACGTGTTTGTGAAAAAAGGCACAGCCTATGGCGAGGTGGTTAACAATCAGAAAGAAGTAAAATTGGGTGATGAAATAACACTGACGTTAAAACTGGATAACGTTAAAAAACTTGTGTCCGGTGAATTTAAACTGAATTACATGAAAGATTTGTATGAATTCAAAGGTGTAAAGCTAAGTGATGAGCTAGCACAATATGCCAAGGAACACAATGTTGAAATCAATACAACGGAACCCGAGATTTCCGATGATCTATTTGCCAAAACCGTTAAAGTTGGAGCGGCTTTTGATAAACAGGATTTTGAAGGGTTCAGCGGGGATATTAATTTCATTGACGTGACCTTCGAGGTAATTGGTGATGCGTATTATGGAGAAAAAGCGCAATTGATTCATACGGTGCAGGAATTCACCTATCAATCAGGAAATAAAGACGAAGTGAAAAGTATTCCGGTTTTTGCACAGGATGAATACAACTTTATTTCCAAACATTCGACGGTTAACGGATATATTAATGCCGAAGCGTTCCTTCATGAAGCCGGTTTTCCGCTTAACCTGGACTACGAGGAAATTGGGGTAAAAATCTCTGCCAAAGATTCAAAAGGCAACATATACAAAGGAGCATTCACAAACGGCTCACGGTTTGAAATCAAAGGACTGCCGGTGTCGAAGGATCCTTATAAGATTATCTTGGATGCACCCGGACATTTAAATAGTTCGTCGAAAATACAGGTTAGCAAAAAAGTTGATGGCGACCTCCGAGGTGATTCGGTTCGGGTTGATCTGCCATTAAATTACGCTGGGGATGTGAATGACGATGGCTTGATTGACATTATGGATGTCATGCGTGTCGTTGCTCATTACGGCAAGTCCATTCCTTCAAAAGCTGACCTGAATAAGGACGGGACGGTTAATGAAACAGATATCCGTTATATCGAGAAAAACTTCCTGAAAGTCGGCAAGGAAGCAAAAGCAGGTAAAGAGCCAAGGGAGAAACTGGGTAACAAAGGTTTAAATGACTTTTTGCAGGCCATTGGACTTGAACCAGCAAAGTAA
- a CDS encoding signal peptidase I — MGGIKKVVTHSIRFMFVVLFIVVSWFVIQTIAQPDQPPSFFGYKIFTVLSNSMKPDFETGDLIVVKSMAASEVQPNDVITFRADHEKRITHRVIDIAHKDGSLFFVTKGDNNNVKDDKLVPAESLAGKKLFSIPYGGYISAFIKSPIGFTCIIVLPLIIYIGLEVYERRKKLEQSVNV; from the coding sequence ATGGGCGGTATAAAAAAAGTAGTTACACATAGTATTCGGTTCATGTTTGTTGTGTTGTTTATTGTTGTATCCTGGTTTGTTATTCAAACCATCGCACAGCCTGATCAACCCCCATCTTTTTTCGGTTATAAGATTTTTACTGTTTTATCAAACAGTATGAAGCCAGATTTTGAGACCGGGGATTTAATCGTGGTCAAATCAATGGCTGCGTCAGAAGTACAGCCAAACGATGTTATCACGTTCAGGGCTGACCATGAAAAACGTATTACACACAGGGTTATTGATATAGCACACAAAGATGGGTCACTGTTTTTTGTAACAAAAGGGGATAACAATAACGTCAAAGATGACAAATTGGTACCGGCGGAATCATTGGCGGGTAAAAAACTGTTTTCCATACCGTATGGCGGCTATATATCGGCATTTATAAAAAGTCCGATAGGCTTTACCTGTATCATTGTATTGCCTTTAATCATCTATATAGGTCTGGAAGTTTATGAAAGAAGGAAAAAACTGGAGCAGTCTGTAAACGTATAG
- a CDS encoding protease inhibitor I9 family protein, translating into MNSPIYIDPEIDLQSNETAEIIIEFRIKPASLSTEKSNSDARRKVDESHCYFREELQALLENNRVAYKLMNTYTETFNGVSIKLQSDKITLLLSSNVISAIYSNREQVLPIKPIDPRYQV; encoded by the coding sequence ATGAATTCACCTATATATATTGATCCGGAAATAGATCTGCAAAGCAACGAAACAGCTGAGATTATTATAGAGTTTCGGATTAAACCAGCCAGTTTATCAACAGAAAAGTCAAATTCAGATGCCAGACGGAAGGTTGATGAAAGCCATTGTTACTTTCGGGAAGAATTACAAGCATTACTTGAAAATAATCGAGTTGCTTATAAGCTTATGAATACATACACGGAAACATTTAATGGCGTATCCATCAAATTACAGTCGGACAAGATTACGCTCTTATTGTCTTCTAACGTAATAAGCGCAATTTACAGCAATCGTGAACAGGTATTGCCGATAAAACCGATTGATCCCAGGTATCAGGTATGA
- a CDS encoding nuclease-related domain-containing protein — protein sequence MLYTIAIVVLSIGLLGCVWYIFRLKKNTTESQLNAFERHQQEIAAAQEDFKSSYHEQENEWQEKMAEFEQFYKKDIQILNTHISKLNKNINDLQRYSRNHGEIVTHQILEHLKSELVQENMISSVEMYILPNLFIPFEENGNLKTRQMDHLVLLPTGFYVVETKYWQGKIVHGLTQENAGSFSFIADIMTSKNPSTRKHTLVFVPDDEGIQVKSYGNPTQQVMTTALTLRKYINTHFDRNPFITPVVYFGYSSDKETDGVIDLSDNQNVPRLVGETEIRQYFRNQLRNEEKRHSKEELKEVKENLEGINYLIT from the coding sequence ATGCTGTATACGATTGCAATAGTTGTTCTAAGTATCGGATTACTCGGTTGCGTTTGGTATATTTTCCGTTTAAAGAAAAATACAACGGAAAGCCAGTTAAATGCATTCGAAAGGCATCAACAGGAAATTGCAGCTGCACAAGAAGATTTCAAATCATCGTATCATGAACAGGAGAATGAATGGCAGGAGAAGATGGCCGAATTTGAGCAGTTCTATAAAAAAGACATTCAAATCCTGAATACTCATATCAGCAAATTGAATAAAAACATTAATGATTTACAACGATATTCCCGGAATCACGGGGAAATTGTTACCCACCAGATATTGGAGCATTTAAAAAGTGAGCTGGTTCAGGAAAACATGATTTCCAGCGTTGAAATGTATATTTTACCCAATCTTTTTATACCATTTGAGGAAAATGGCAACTTAAAAACACGGCAGATGGATCACCTGGTATTATTGCCAACAGGCTTTTATGTCGTGGAAACCAAGTACTGGCAGGGGAAAATCGTTCATGGATTGACACAGGAAAATGCAGGATCATTTTCCTTCATAGCGGATATAATGACATCCAAAAACCCATCAACAAGAAAACATACGCTTGTTTTTGTTCCGGATGATGAAGGCATCCAAGTTAAATCATATGGTAATCCAACACAACAAGTTATGACAACGGCATTGACATTAAGAAAATATATCAACACTCATTTTGATCGAAATCCCTTTATTACGCCTGTTGTTTATTTCGGTTATTCATCCGACAAAGAAACAGATGGTGTAATTGATTTATCCGACAATCAAAACGTTCCCAGGTTAGTGGGGGAAACAGAGATTCGTCAATATTTTCGTAATCAGTTAAGGAATGAAGAGAAAAGGCATTCTAAGGAGGAACTCAAAGAGGTAAAGGAAAATCTTGAGGGGATAAATTATTTGATTACATGA